The Gordonia mangrovi genome includes the window CCGTTCGGTGACCGCGCGCGAGATCGTGCTCGAGCACGGTTCGGTGGCACTGCCACCCGGTTCCGTGGTGGTGCATTGCGCAGCGTCGGGGCTACACTACCCACCACTGGTGCCGATCTTCGGCACCGATCGGATTCGGCTCCAACAGGTCCGGGCCGGGTTCCCCTGTTTCAATGCCGCGCTCGCCGGCTATGTGGCGGCCACCCGCGACGACGACCGCGAGCGCAACCGGCTGTGTCCGCCCAACCGCCTGCCCGACCGCCCGCTCGACTGGATACAGATGCAGGCCCGGGGCAGCGCGGCGACGCGCGTGTTCAACGCCGAGCCCGATATCGCGGCCTGGGCACACGCGTGCGCGCTGAATCCCTCGCGCATCGACCCGTCGGAGCGCGACACCCCGCATGTCCGTGCCGCAACCGCCCGCCTCGCCGAGTGCTCGGCGGCCGGCGTGGACGGTCTGGTCCGGTTGAGCCACGCGGGACCGGTCTGACGAGCACGTCCCGCCACGGCAGTCGTCAACTGCGCGTGCGGTGGGCGTGCCGTGCCTGCCGGCGCAGCGGCGCAGACGCCAGGATGCGATAGCTGCGTTCGAGAATCGCTGAGCGCGTGGCGGTCTCCGGGTCGACCAGATCGTTCTCGGCGAGGGGACTGGCCTCGCCCTCGACCGTGGCGCGGTCGAACTCGCGCAGCGTCTTGCCCGAGCCGCGCAGCGCGTCGATGGCCCCGACCAGTGAGCCCCAGGCTTCGAACTCCGCACGCCACCGATCCGCCGACATGCCCAGGTGCTCGGCCACCAGTCGGTCGCGCACCTCTCGGATCTGCCGGCGATGCTCGTCGCGGAGCGGGTCGTCGGCGGTGACCTCGACGGCCAGATCGCATTCACTGTCCAGACCCAGGGACCGGTTGTTCAGGTTCGACGAACCGACACGCAACAATGCGTCGTCCATCACCAGTACCTTGGCGTGCACGTAGATCGGCTGCCCGCCCTCGGTCACCGGGTAGAACGCCCGGAACCGATCGTGGCGATCAGCGTTCCAGAGCGCGCGCAGCAACCTCTCGCGGGCGCCGTCCATCGCCTTCTGCTCCAGCCAGCCGTCGGCGTTGCGGGGCAATACCACCACGATCTCCGGGCCGTCAGGTTCGCCAAGTCGTTCGATCATCGCGTCGACGAGCGTCCGGGCGGCCAGATACTGGCTCTCGATGTAGAGGTGGCGGCGCGCACTGCGGATCACGGTGAGATACAGCTGTTCGATCTCGCGGACCTCGCTGCGGTCACCCAGCCGAGGCAGAGTGCGGGCCACCGCAACGTCCACCGCGCGCATCGTCGGCTCCAGATCGTCGGGCCAGTGTGTCTCGGTGACGTCGGTGACCGGCTCGAGACTCTCGCCGGTGGCCACCTCCCAGCGGCTGCGGGCAATGGCAGCCACCGCGCGCGCTGCGGCCCCGTCGACCGCGGTGGTCGCGTCGTGCCACGGACTGTAGGTCTTGCCGTTGGGTGTGATCCGGTGACGGTCGTCGTCGGGATGTCCGGAGCGGTCCCACCTGTCGACGGTCATGTCGATTCCGCCGCAGAACGCGATGGTGTCGTCGATGACGACGATCTTCTGATGATGTGCCGCCTTCACCGGGTGCCGGGTGTCGATCTGGAGGTGGACCCGCGGGTGATTCAGCCAGTTCAGGATGAAGATCGGGGTCATCCCGCGGGTGATCGCGGCCAGCGCGCCCACACTCCACTTGAGCAGGTACACGTCCAGATCGGGCTTGTTGTCCGGTAGCCAATTCAGGAAATCGCCCAACTTGTTGGGCCCGTCCAGGGTCGCTCCATCCGGTTCGAGCTCGATGCGGGTGTCGAAATCCCATCCGATCAACATGATGCGCCGACGTGCACCGAGCATCGCCGATTTGGCGAGACGAAAATAGTCGGCGGCGTCGACGATGCAGGCCAACCGATCAGCGTGAGCGACCTCGCAGCAGTTCAGTCCCGGTTCGAACAGCGAAGCATCACCGACCCACTGCACGTCGTCGTTCACGTTCACCTCAGGTGTTGCTCGGCGTCGAGTCCGCCGGCCGGCGCACTCACCTCCCGCAGCCTAGCGAGGGCCGGATCGGAGCGCTGTGCCGGCGCCGGGCTCGGCCGGCGGACCTGCCGGAAGGTCAGTCGGGGTCGGCGTAGCTGGGGTCGCGCCGCGCCATGCCGGCGTGCACCGCTTCGAGCTGATTGGGCGAACCCATCAGCCCCACCTGCAACTCGCTTTCCAGCATCAGAGCGGCGGCCGGATCCGCACCCGACCACGTCTGGTCGTAGAGCTTCTTGGCGGCCTGGATCGCGTGCGGGGACTTCGCCGCGATGTCGTGGGCCAGGTCGAGCGCTGCCGCCAGTGGGTCGTCGACGGCACGCGTCACCAGCCCCAGGGCGTGTGCTTCGGTGCCCGACACGATTCGACCGGTGAAGGTGAGTTCCTTGGCTACGTCCGCCGGCAACAGCCGCGGAAGGGTCTGGGTGATTCCCATGTCCGGCACGAGACCCCATTTGATCTCCATGATCGACAGCCGGGCGTCGGGTGTGGCGTATCGGATGTCGGCGCCGAGCGCGATCTGCAGACCGCCGCCGAAGCAGTTGCCGGTGATCGCGGCGATGACCGGCGCCGGCACCGTCGCCCAGTCGACCGACACACGTTGCGCCCGGTTGGCGATCTGGTCGTCGTCGCGGTCGAGCAGCGACGCCGCGCCACCGCCTTGGCCGAGACTCGTGATGTCCAGGCCGGAGCAGAAACTCTTGCCCGCCCCGTGCACGACCACCGCACGCACCCGGCGATCCACACGCAGGGCGGCGGTGACCTCCAGGAGGGCATCGAACATGGCGCTGTCGAGTGCGTTGTGTTTGTCTGCGCGATTCAGGGTGACCTGTGCAACGCCCGCGTCGTCGATGGCGAGCGCAATCCTGTCTTCGTTCACCGGCGCGATGCTACGGGGACGGTGGAAGGCGTGGGGCGAGTCGCCGGCTTTTGGCCGGGGGTGCAGGATTGTGGCCTCGCCGGGTTTGCGATCCGTGGCGGCGGATATCGACTCACCCGGAACCGACGTAGGCTGTCAGCCGTGGCGGACACGAACTGGCATCTGAATGGGTCGTCCGGGTCGGTCACCGTCCACACCGGCGTGGCCGGTCGCGCATCACGGGCCGGACACCGACTGACCATCGAGATGCGGGAGTGGTCGGCGGAGGTGACCTGGGAAGGTGACGAACCGACCGGGCTCGCGGCGACCGTGTCGGTTGACTCCCTGACCGTCGTCTCCGGTGCGGGCGGACTGACCCCGATGACCGCCGCGGAGAGATCGGTGGCCCGGGGCAACGCGCTGAAGTCGTTGGACGCGGACAAGTTCGGCGAGATCAGCTATGTCTCCCACGAGCTCACGGCAACGGCCGACGGGTTCCGTGCCGACGGCTCCCTCACCATCCACGGGCGCAGCCGTCCCCGGACGATCGATCTGCTCGTCACCGACATCGACGATCGGTGGGAGATCGCGGCGGAAACCACGATCTCGCAGAAGGACTTCGGCATCCGCCCGTACTCACTGATGATGGGGTCGCTGAAGGTCGCCGACGAGGTCCGGGTGGTGGTCGGCGTATCCCACGCCAAACAGCCGTAACACATCCGCGGCGAAACATGATGTGGTCAGTGCCGCGTCACAGGGGTGTGACCGAAATCGTCTGGGTCAGCGTGTGGGTGCCGCCGGCCGGAACATCGATCACGTCAGGTCCGGCATTGGCGGCCTCAACGCACACGAACTCTCGCCAGTGCGGGCCGACATCGGCCATACCCGCCGCACCGTGTTCGCCGGGATTCCACACCACCGCGCTCTGACCGCCGTGCACCGTCACGTCGATCGCCCGCTGCAGGACCGGGTCGATGAGCCGGTACTCGCCGCCTGCCCCGGGATAGATGCGGTCGCTGCGCGGGTCATCGGCGGGGAGGACCCAATCACCGTGCTGTGGGTGGGTTCTCATGTCGTCGAACTTGTCCAGGTAGGTCAATCCGCCCAGCCCGGCGACCCGCACCGAACCGACATCGGCCACCCGGAGGTAGTTGTGGAAGGCCTCGGTCATCGTGATCGTCTCGGAACCGGGGTTGTGGGTGCGCAGTTGTTGTTCCAGAGCGTCACCCACCCGCACCGTCAGCTGCACGTGCAGCGCCACCTGCTCGATCCCTTGCGGTGCGAATGTGAGTTCGGTGCCTCCGAAATCGGTTGTCCGACCATCGATCACCTCCCACATCGCGGTGCGCGCATATCCGTGCGACGGCGCATCGTCGGGCTGTCCCTCGCGGCCGAAATACGGCCAGCACACCGGCACGCCACCGCGGATCGGGGTGGGCGGGGAGGCGACGAGAGGCGACAACCACATGACGTCGGTGGTGGCACCCGCCGCCACAAAGGACACCACCTGCCCACCGAACAGGGAGATGGACGCGGTGGCCGTGGGTGTCTCCACCACGACCACGTCGAGCCCGTGGATCGTGTCGTAGCGCACGCCGTCGATGTTGCCGGATAACGTCACGCGTTCAGCATGTCACAGCGGGCCGGGAGTGCGCCGAGCCCGAAGTGTCCGGAGTCGCAGCGACGTCACCGGGTGGCTGGCGGGGTCGGGTCATCGACGGGCGGTGAATCGCTGCGGTCGCGCCGACCGAATGTCACATCGATCTCCTGGAACCCTTTGTGCCGCTGAGCCTGCGCTTGAGCCTGGTAGGCCGCTCGATCCCCGCGGGTGAGCACCACATTGTCGGTGAACGGGGTCAGCAGGGATCGCGGGTAGAGTCGGTCGACCCGTACTGTGTTGATCTCCATACACACGACCGCCATCACCGAGGCGAGGTAGAGGAAGGCCAGCAGGCCCAGGACGACCGCGAACACGCCGTTGGTGGCGGTGGCATTGGCGATGACCCGCTGAACGAACACGCTGCCGAAGGTCTGCAACGCCTGCCAGCCGATCGCGGCGGTGATGGCGCCGGGAAGAACGTCGCGAACGCTCACCTCCCGGGCGGTGCCGAACCGGAATCCGACGACGAACACGGCGGCATACAGGATCACCGGGCCCACCAGCGCCAGGAGACGTCCATCCCCGCCGAGATCGATGGCCGCGGTGACACCATTGAGGATGGTCAGCCCGATGACCGCGAGCCCCACCGTGGACAGCAGCATCGCACCCCTGAGCCGGACCTGGATCGGATTGGGCCGCTTGTTACGCGGCACCGCCCATACGATGTTCATCGCGTTCTGGATCGCGACCGAGACACCCAGCGCACCGTAGACGGCGCTCACCACACCGATGGTCACCGCGGTCGCCGAACCGCTTAGTTGACCCTGTTCGCCGAGCTGATCACCGACGACCGGGATCTGGGAGAGCGCCGAGTCGACGATCTGTTCCTGGAGTTCGGGATTCCCCTCGAGGACGAAACCCAGTACCGACGTGAACACCAGCATCAGCGGAAACAGTGAGATGAAGCCGTAATACGTGATCAGCGCGGCGAGGTAGCCGCCCTGATCATCGAAGAACTTGTACGCGACCGCGAGGGGATACCCCGTGCGGGGATGGCGGCGCTGAAAGCCGTCGATGCGCACCGCCACCGACACCCTGCGCCACCTCTCGTCGAATCCGGCGCCCCGTGATCGGTCGGCCGATTCGACACTCCCTGCGGCACCGCTGCACCGAGTCTATGTGCAGTATCAGGGTCGACGCAGTGCACACGCCGACCGGGTCGGACGGTCCCGCTGACCGTCCGATACCGGACCGTCGGCCGTCACCCGTCGGCGTGCTGCCGACGCGCGAGCTCCTCCTGCAGGTGGGACACCTGTTCGGCTCGCGCGGAGTTCAGCGCCTCGACCTCCGCAGCGGTTCGTATGATCGCGTCCGGCCCCGGATATACCAGGGCAGTATGGTCGGCATCCTCCCAGCGGACGACGTACGGAGGCGAGCCATCGCTCGACCGCACTTCCTCGATCAACCCGCGCTCCGGTTCCTTGCCGAGCACCGATTGTTCGACCTCGAGCCAATCTCCTGCTTGCGCGTGCATCATTCCTCCTGATGCGAGAGTGTGATGACACTTCCAGCTTCTCGCATGAGCGGGGCAGAGGCAACGGCCGCAACCACCGCCGGGAACCGCAGAGTTCCGGCCAATTCGTCTATCACATTGGGCCGACAACACATTCGAGCTGCATCGGCGGCGTCGTCAGGCCATCGTCTTGACGGTCGGGCCACCGGCGCGGCGCGGCCCTGCGGGCCGCATCCGGTGGGGCCACCCGGTCGTTGCTGCCGATCTGCACGAGCATCGGGCAGGTGACCTGTGGCGCCTGTGTGATCGGCCGGTTGAATGCGACCTCCAGCGAGGTGCGCGCGCAGACCTCGTTGCGTCATGAGGCGACCGCCACGGTCGCGACCTCGACCACGTCGAACTTCAGCTCGGGGTCGTCGACGGGGCCGTGCTCGAGACGCTCGATGTCGGCCTCATACGACATCTTGACCGTCCACGGTCCGGTGGTGCCTGCCTTCGGGAACGCGCCGATTCGGCGCTGCACGTAGCCCGAGCTCATGTCGAGCAGCGGGGCGCGGTCCATTGTCGAGTCGGCCAGGACGGGGGTCACGACGTCGCGACCCTGCTCGTCCATGTGATCGAGCAGCCTCACCATATGGGAGCAGACGAGGTCGACCTTCAAGGTCCAGGCGATGTTCGTGTAGCCGATCGCGAAGACGAAATTGGGTACACCGCTGAGCATCATGGACTTGTAGACGACCGTGTCCCTCACGTCGACCTGCTCGCCGTCGACGCTCAGGTCGATGCCGCCGAACGGCAACAGGTCCAGGCCGGTGGCTGTCACGATGATGTCGGCATCGAGATGCTGACCGGATGTCAGCGCGATACCGGTCTCGGTGAAGCTGTCGATGTGGTCGGTCACCACCGACGCCCGGCCGGACGAGATCGCCGTGAACAGATCACCGTTGGGCACCATGCACAGCCGCTGATCCCACGGGTCGTAGCTGGGGTTGAAGTGGGTGTCGACGTCATATCCCTTGGGCAGTCGCCGCTTCACGTCGGCCATCAGCAGCGTGCGGATGAGCGTCGGCGCGCGCTTGCTGGCCTTGAAGATGCCCCGGTTGAGCGCGATGTTCTTGCGCCGGATGATTCGATAGGCCTTGTCGGGTCCGATGACCCTGTTCATCGTGTTGGCGATGGCATCCTCACCGGGCAGCGACAGGACATAGCTGGGGGAGCGCTGCAGCATCGTGACGTGGGACGCCTCGGCAGCCATCGCCGGGATCAGCGTCACCGCGGTGGCACCGCTGCCGATCACCACGACCTTCTTGCCGGTGTAGTCGAGATCCTCGGGCCAGTGCTGGGGATGGATGATCTGACCGCTGAACGTGTCACGGCCCGGGAACTCCGGGGTATAGCCGGCCTCGTAGTTGTAGTAGCCGGTGCCGGAGTAGACGAAGCGGGCCGTGTACGACCTGGGTTCGTGCGTGTGCGCGTCGATGGCGTGGATCGTCCAACGTCCGGTCCGGGAATCGAAATCGGCGCCCTCGACCTTGGTGTCGTGGTGGATGTGCGTGCGGATGTCGTTCTCGTCGACGGTCTCGTTGAGGTAGTCGAGGATGACCTGGGCGTCGGCGATGGACTGCCGGTGCGTCCACGGCTTGAACCCGAACCCGAACGAGGGCATGTCCGAATCCGACCGGATGCCCGGATAGCGAAATAGGTCCCAGGTGCCGCCGAGCGCCGAGCGTCCCTCGAGGATCGCGAACGATGTGGTCGGTCGCTTGGTCTTGAGGTGGTAGGCCGCGCCGATCCCGGAAATGCCGGCGCCGATGATGACGACCTCGAAATCGGTGGCGAATGTGGGTGTGTGGGGGACCATGGTGAGCCTCCTGGATGATCGGTGACATCGTGATGGAGATCACGGTAGGGTCGCCACACGGCGCGAACTATGTCACCAGGTACATATTTTCCCATCCCGCATGGCTCTGGGCACATAGAGTGACATCGTGACGATGGCCCAGGACCGGCTCATTGCCGACATTGCCGATCGCATGCTCGCCGACCTCGACGAGCTCGTCGAGGCCATGAACGACGCCGAGTCCGAGATCGTGCCGAGTCTGGCCGCCGACCGGGCCATCGCGGAGGAGATGTCGGCGAGCAACCGCGCCAATATCACCGCAGTGCTGCACGGACTGCGCTTTGACACCCGCAGCACAGGTCCCGCTACGCCGCCGCGCGAAGCGCTCGACGTGTTGCGCACGGTGGTGCGCCGCGGACTCGACCTCGACGTGATGTTCCAGGCATACCGGCGCGGTCAGACCGTGGTGTGGCAGCACTTCATGCGACTCGCACCCACCATGACACCGCCGGGACCGGAGCTCGTGGACGTGATCGACCGCTTCGCGGAAGTCATGTTCACCTATGTCGACCGCGTACTCCTCGAACTGGTGGCCGAGGCGCAACGGATTCGCGAGGAGATGCAGGGCGGTGCGCTCGCGCGTCGGACCGAGACCGTCCGCCTCATCCTCGATGGCGCACCGATCGACGAACGGGTGGCCGCCGGCCGACTCGGCTACGAACTGGCGCAGCGACACACCGCCGCGGTCCTGTGGCTCCAGGATTCGGCCGGTGATGACGGCACCCTGGAATCGGTTGCCACCTCGCTCGCCCGCGCCGTGCGGGCTCGCCCGCCGTTGACCATCTCGGCCGGCGTCCGCGCGGTGTGGGCATGGCTTCCCGGCGAAGCGTTCACCTCGGTCGCGGAGCTGCGGCACACCGTGACCCGGGCGCCCGCCGGTGTCCGGGTGGCCATGGGGCCCACACGCGAGGGTCTTGCCGGCTTTCGGTCGTCGCACGCCGACGCGCTCGTCGTCGAACAGCTCGTCGCCGAGAATCCGGGCGGCGAACGCCTGGTCGCCTTCGACGACATCGCGCCGATCGCCGCGCTTGCGCGTGACGAACGGGACGCTGCCCAGTTCGTCGCCGCCACACTGGGTGCACTCGCCTCCGACGACGAACGAGGCGCACGGCTGCGCGCCACGCTGCGGGTGTACCTCGCCGCGGCCGACAATGCTTCGGTGGCAGCCGAGCACATGCACACCCACCGCAACACGATCCTGCAACGCGTCGGCAAGGCGACCGAATTGCTCGGTCATCCGCCGGGCCAACGCCGGTTGGGGCTGATGACCGCGCTCGACGTGGTCCATTACCTCGGGCCGCGTGTTCTGACCGGTGGTGCCCCGACTCCCACCGGCGCCCGATGACGGCCGTTGCGGTTGTCGTCGGCGTTGTGCTGATCGCGCTCACGACAACCGATCTGCTGCTGACCGTCCTGCATCCGACGCGTCGGGGACCGTTGAGCCAGTCGACCATGAAGATGATCTGGCGGATGTCGTTGACGGCGGCGGGGCGACTGCATCGTGAAGCGATCGTCGGTTTCGCGGCACCTACGATGATGCTGGCCCAGCTCGCCGGCTGGGTTCTCGGGCTGTGGCTCGGGTTCGGTCTGGTCTTCGCGGGTTATCCAGATCAGCTGAGTTCCCTGCCGCCGGGGCGCACGGTCGTGCAGGCTCTGCCCGAAGCGCTGTACCTGAGCGGCGCCTCGTTGACGACGGTCGGCTTCGGGGATCTGGTCGCCGAGAACGATGTGCTGCAACTGCTGACGGTGGCCGAGGCCGGCGCAGGGCTCGCTGTCTTCGGTGCCGCGATCGCCTACGTGCTCGCGGTCTATCCACGCGTCTCCGAAATCCGGGTCATGGCCGGCGAACTCGCTTGTGTGCGCAACGACCACGAGGCTGCACAACTGGTCGCCAACGGCGGACCGTCGCGTCTGCAGGCACTGCATCACGATCTGATCCAGCTCGATGAGAGCACTCAGCGGTTTCCGATCCTGTACTACTTCCACTCCCGCGACCCCGAGGCGTCGCTCGCGACCGCAATTCACGCGGCCAGCCTGATCACGCTGCAACTGCGGTTCGCGACCGCCACCGAGGTGCTGCCGACGGCGCGTTGGCACGGCGTTCTGCTCGACAGTGCGGTCACCCGGGTGATCGAGCACTTCCGCCATCGCTATCACCCCGACGGAGACTCCAACTCGGATTGGGGACCAGACGACCCCGAGATCGACCGGAGACTGCGCGACCTACGGCGGGCCGCAACCGACGTGACCGGGGCGTCGGCCGAGGACGCTCCTGATCGCGCCGCACTGGCCGGGCTGCTCGGCCGCTCGCACATCTTCCTCACCGAGCTGGAGCGCTGGCACCTGTATCCGCATCACCCGATGTGAGCGGCCGGGTGCATCCGATTGTCACCTTACTTCGATGTGTGTGAATATTGACGCATGTCGAATCAAGAGCTTTCCCTGGCCACCGTTGGTGGTGGCCTGAGTGCAGCGCGGGCGGCGTCATCGGCGCCGGCCCTGAAGGCGCTCGGCGACCCGGTGCGGTTACGACTCCTCAGCGAAGTCGCGGCGTCGCCCGGCGGTGAAGCCTGCGTCTGCGACATCTCGGGACCGTTCGACTTGTCACAGCCGACGATCAGCCATCACCTGAAGGTGCTGCGCGAGGCGGGGCTGGTGACCAGTGAACGCCGCGCGACGTGGGTGTATTACCGGGTCAATACCGAGGCGCTGGCGCAACTCGCCGGACTGTTGGGTGAGCTGTCCTCGGTGGTGGGGGAGTCGCGTTCCTGCGAGGTGCCCGAATGAGCGCCGCGGACACCGGGGTTGCCGGACGCCTGTCAGTACTCGACCGATT containing:
- a CDS encoding phospholipase D-like domain-containing protein; this encodes MNDDVQWVGDASLFEPGLNCCEVAHADRLACIVDAADYFRLAKSAMLGARRRIMLIGWDFDTRIELEPDGATLDGPNKLGDFLNWLPDNKPDLDVYLLKWSVGALAAITRGMTPIFILNWLNHPRVHLQIDTRHPVKAAHHQKIVVIDDTIAFCGGIDMTVDRWDRSGHPDDDRHRITPNGKTYSPWHDATTAVDGAAARAVAAIARSRWEVATGESLEPVTDVTETHWPDDLEPTMRAVDVAVARTLPRLGDRSEVREIEQLYLTVIRSARRHLYIESQYLAARTLVDAMIERLGEPDGPEIVVVLPRNADGWLEQKAMDGARERLLRALWNADRHDRFRAFYPVTEGGQPIYVHAKVLVMDDALLRVGSSNLNNRSLGLDSECDLAVEVTADDPLRDEHRRQIREVRDRLVAEHLGMSADRWRAEFEAWGSLVGAIDALRGSGKTLREFDRATVEGEASPLAENDLVDPETATRSAILERSYRILASAPLRRQARHAHRTRS
- a CDS encoding crotonase/enoyl-CoA hydratase family protein yields the protein MNEDRIALAIDDAGVAQVTLNRADKHNALDSAMFDALLEVTAALRVDRRVRAVVVHGAGKSFCSGLDITSLGQGGGAASLLDRDDDQIANRAQRVSVDWATVPAPVIAAITGNCFGGGLQIALGADIRYATPDARLSIMEIKWGLVPDMGITQTLPRLLPADVAKELTFTGRIVSGTEAHALGLVTRAVDDPLAAALDLAHDIAAKSPHAIQAAKKLYDQTWSGADPAAALMLESELQVGLMGSPNQLEAVHAGMARRDPSYADPD
- a CDS encoding YceI family protein, whose protein sequence is MADTNWHLNGSSGSVTVHTGVAGRASRAGHRLTIEMREWSAEVTWEGDEPTGLAATVSVDSLTVVSGAGGLTPMTAAERSVARGNALKSLDADKFGEISYVSHELTATADGFRADGSLTIHGRSRPRTIDLLVTDIDDRWEIAAETTISQKDFGIRPYSLMMGSLKVADEVRVVVGVSHAKQP
- a CDS encoding D-hexose-6-phosphate mutarotase, which gives rise to MTLSGNIDGVRYDTIHGLDVVVVETPTATASISLFGGQVVSFVAAGATTDVMWLSPLVASPPTPIRGGVPVCWPYFGREGQPDDAPSHGYARTAMWEVIDGRTTDFGGTELTFAPQGIEQVALHVQLTVRVGDALEQQLRTHNPGSETITMTEAFHNYLRVADVGSVRVAGLGGLTYLDKFDDMRTHPQHGDWVLPADDPRSDRIYPGAGGEYRLIDPVLQRAIDVTVHGGQSAVVWNPGEHGAAGMADVGPHWREFVCVEAANAGPDVIDVPAGGTHTLTQTISVTPL
- a CDS encoding YihY/virulence factor BrkB family protein; translation: MSVAVRIDGFQRRHPRTGYPLAVAYKFFDDQGGYLAALITYYGFISLFPLMLVFTSVLGFVLEGNPELQEQIVDSALSQIPVVGDQLGEQGQLSGSATAVTIGVVSAVYGALGVSVAIQNAMNIVWAVPRNKRPNPIQVRLRGAMLLSTVGLAVIGLTILNGVTAAIDLGGDGRLLALVGPVILYAAVFVVGFRFGTAREVSVRDVLPGAITAAIGWQALQTFGSVFVQRVIANATATNGVFAVVLGLLAFLYLASVMAVVCMEINTVRVDRLYPRSLLTPFTDNVVLTRGDRAAYQAQAQAQRHKGFQEIDVTFGRRDRSDSPPVDDPTPPATR
- a CDS encoding DUF1918 domain-containing protein, giving the protein MMHAQAGDWLEVEQSVLGKEPERGLIEEVRSSDGSPPYVVRWEDADHTALVYPGPDAIIRTAAEVEALNSARAEQVSHLQEELARRQHADG
- a CDS encoding flavin-containing monooxygenase, yielding MVPHTPTFATDFEVVIIGAGISGIGAAYHLKTKRPTTSFAILEGRSALGGTWDLFRYPGIRSDSDMPSFGFGFKPWTHRQSIADAQVILDYLNETVDENDIRTHIHHDTKVEGADFDSRTGRWTIHAIDAHTHEPRSYTARFVYSGTGYYNYEAGYTPEFPGRDTFSGQIIHPQHWPEDLDYTGKKVVVIGSGATAVTLIPAMAAEASHVTMLQRSPSYVLSLPGEDAIANTMNRVIGPDKAYRIIRRKNIALNRGIFKASKRAPTLIRTLLMADVKRRLPKGYDVDTHFNPSYDPWDQRLCMVPNGDLFTAISSGRASVVTDHIDSFTETGIALTSGQHLDADIIVTATGLDLLPFGGIDLSVDGEQVDVRDTVVYKSMMLSGVPNFVFAIGYTNIAWTLKVDLVCSHMVRLLDHMDEQGRDVVTPVLADSTMDRAPLLDMSSGYVQRRIGAFPKAGTTGPWTVKMSYEADIERLEHGPVDDPELKFDVVEVATVAVAS
- a CDS encoding PucR family transcriptional regulator, which produces MAQDRLIADIADRMLADLDELVEAMNDAESEIVPSLAADRAIAEEMSASNRANITAVLHGLRFDTRSTGPATPPREALDVLRTVVRRGLDLDVMFQAYRRGQTVVWQHFMRLAPTMTPPGPELVDVIDRFAEVMFTYVDRVLLELVAEAQRIREEMQGGALARRTETVRLILDGAPIDERVAAGRLGYELAQRHTAAVLWLQDSAGDDGTLESVATSLARAVRARPPLTISAGVRAVWAWLPGEAFTSVAELRHTVTRAPAGVRVAMGPTREGLAGFRSSHADALVVEQLVAENPGGERLVAFDDIAPIAALARDERDAAQFVAATLGALASDDERGARLRATLRVYLAAADNASVAAEHMHTHRNTILQRVGKATELLGHPPGQRRLGLMTALDVVHYLGPRVLTGGAPTPTGAR
- a CDS encoding potassium channel family protein: MTAVAVVVGVVLIALTTTDLLLTVLHPTRRGPLSQSTMKMIWRMSLTAAGRLHREAIVGFAAPTMMLAQLAGWVLGLWLGFGLVFAGYPDQLSSLPPGRTVVQALPEALYLSGASLTTVGFGDLVAENDVLQLLTVAEAGAGLAVFGAAIAYVLAVYPRVSEIRVMAGELACVRNDHEAAQLVANGGPSRLQALHHDLIQLDESTQRFPILYYFHSRDPEASLATAIHAASLITLQLRFATATEVLPTARWHGVLLDSAVTRVIEHFRHRYHPDGDSNSDWGPDDPEIDRRLRDLRRAATDVTGASAEDAPDRAALAGLLGRSHIFLTELERWHLYPHHPM
- a CDS encoding ArsR/SmtB family transcription factor — encoded protein: MSNQELSLATVGGGLSAARAASSAPALKALGDPVRLRLLSEVAASPGGEACVCDISGPFDLSQPTISHHLKVLREAGLVTSERRATWVYYRVNTEALAQLAGLLGELSSVVGESRSCEVPE